The following coding sequences lie in one Rutidosis leptorrhynchoides isolate AG116_Rl617_1_P2 chromosome 4, CSIRO_AGI_Rlap_v1, whole genome shotgun sequence genomic window:
- the LOC139845648 gene encoding uncharacterized protein isoform X4, producing MASAVHAFSVKVRASWDTQRHELSYNPHRTYPKNPNTLTPANLNTKQTLKSNSPERNFVSFSTLLSRKSPTPAQAVRLEEKYMGLDTWMPSAPKVEKPRSMYNAASLAYIGDCIYELYARRHFLFPPLNIEEFNDRVMAVVRCEAQDAMLQKLLSDKVLTDEERDVLRWGKNISSSKTRTKKRAGVAVYNRASSLETLVGYLYLTNVKRLEEIMSKLGFSTGVSTQMILEETSTS from the exons ATGGCTTCTGCTGTCCATGCATTTTCAGTAAAGGTTAGAGCTTCATGGGACACGCAGCGTCATGAGCTCTCTTACAATCCCCACCGTACTTACCCTAAAAACCCTAACACTCTCACTCCCGCTAATTTGAACACCAAACAAACCCTAAAATCAAACTCACCAGAACGAAATTTTGTATCTTTTTCCACTCTTCTCAGCCGCAAATCTCCAACCCCAGCTCAAG CAGTTCGTTTGGAAGAAAAGTACATGGGATTAGACACATGGATGCCTAGTGCGCCGAAAGTAGAGAAACCTCGCTCAATGTATAACGCTGCCTCGCTAGCATATATCGGAGATTGCATATACGAG CTGTACGCCCGCAGGCATTTTCTGTTCCCGCCTCTGAATATTGAAGAATTTAATGATCGTGTGATGGCTGTTGTACGATGTGAAGCACAA GATGCAATGCTCCAGAAACTTTTGAGTGATAAAGTATTAACAGATGAAGAACG GGACGTACTTCGGTGGGGAAAGAATATATCATCTTCTAAAACACGGACCAAAAAACGTGCTGGTGTAGCTGTCTACAACAGAGCCTCATCTTTGGAAACACTG GTTGGTTATTTGTACCTTACAAATGTGAAACGTCTAGAAGAGATCATGTCAAAACTAGGTTTCTCAACAGGTGTTTCCACACAAATGATCCTGGAAGAAACAAGCA CTAGCTAA
- the LOC139845648 gene encoding uncharacterized protein isoform X1 gives MASAVHAFSVKVRASWDTQRHELSYNPHRTYPKNPNTLTPANLNTKQTLKSNSPERNFVSFSTLLSRKSPTPAQAVRLEEKYMGLDTWMPSAPKVEKPRSMYNAASLAYIGDCIYELYARRHFLFPPLNIEEFNDRVMAVVRCEAQDAMLQKLLSDKVLTDEERDVLRWGKNISSSKTRTKKRAGVAVYNRASSLETLVGYLYLTNVKRLEEIMSKLGFSTGVSTQMILEETSTKVVDEMGSEKP, from the exons ATGGCTTCTGCTGTCCATGCATTTTCAGTAAAGGTTAGAGCTTCATGGGACACGCAGCGTCATGAGCTCTCTTACAATCCCCACCGTACTTACCCTAAAAACCCTAACACTCTCACTCCCGCTAATTTGAACACCAAACAAACCCTAAAATCAAACTCACCAGAACGAAATTTTGTATCTTTTTCCACTCTTCTCAGCCGCAAATCTCCAACCCCAGCTCAAG CAGTTCGTTTGGAAGAAAAGTACATGGGATTAGACACATGGATGCCTAGTGCGCCGAAAGTAGAGAAACCTCGCTCAATGTATAACGCTGCCTCGCTAGCATATATCGGAGATTGCATATACGAG CTGTACGCCCGCAGGCATTTTCTGTTCCCGCCTCTGAATATTGAAGAATTTAATGATCGTGTGATGGCTGTTGTACGATGTGAAGCACAA GATGCAATGCTCCAGAAACTTTTGAGTGATAAAGTATTAACAGATGAAGAACG GGACGTACTTCGGTGGGGAAAGAATATATCATCTTCTAAAACACGGACCAAAAAACGTGCTGGTGTAGCTGTCTACAACAGAGCCTCATCTTTGGAAACACTG GTTGGTTATTTGTACCTTACAAATGTGAAACGTCTAGAAGAGATCATGTCAAAACTAGGTTTCTCAACAGGTGTTTCCACACAAATGATCCTGGAAGAAACAAGCA CTAAAGTAGTAGACGAGATGGGTTCCGAAAAGCCGTAA
- the LOC139845648 gene encoding uncharacterized protein isoform X3: MASAVHAFSVKVRASWDTQRHELSYNPHRTYPKNPNTLTPANLNTKQTLKSNSPERNFVSFSTLLSRKSPTPAQAVRLEEKYMGLDTWMPSAPKVEKPRSMYNAASLAYIGDCIYELYARRHFLFPPLNIEEFNDRVMAVVRCEAQDAMLQKLLSDKVLTDEERDVLRWGKNISSSKTRTKKRAGVAVYNRASSLETLVGYLYLTNVKRLEEIMSKLGFSTGVSTQMILEETSSKFVFL; the protein is encoded by the exons ATGGCTTCTGCTGTCCATGCATTTTCAGTAAAGGTTAGAGCTTCATGGGACACGCAGCGTCATGAGCTCTCTTACAATCCCCACCGTACTTACCCTAAAAACCCTAACACTCTCACTCCCGCTAATTTGAACACCAAACAAACCCTAAAATCAAACTCACCAGAACGAAATTTTGTATCTTTTTCCACTCTTCTCAGCCGCAAATCTCCAACCCCAGCTCAAG CAGTTCGTTTGGAAGAAAAGTACATGGGATTAGACACATGGATGCCTAGTGCGCCGAAAGTAGAGAAACCTCGCTCAATGTATAACGCTGCCTCGCTAGCATATATCGGAGATTGCATATACGAG CTGTACGCCCGCAGGCATTTTCTGTTCCCGCCTCTGAATATTGAAGAATTTAATGATCGTGTGATGGCTGTTGTACGATGTGAAGCACAA GATGCAATGCTCCAGAAACTTTTGAGTGATAAAGTATTAACAGATGAAGAACG GGACGTACTTCGGTGGGGAAAGAATATATCATCTTCTAAAACACGGACCAAAAAACGTGCTGGTGTAGCTGTCTACAACAGAGCCTCATCTTTGGAAACACTG GTTGGTTATTTGTACCTTACAAATGTGAAACGTCTAGAAGAGATCATGTCAAAACTAGGTTTCTCAACAGGTGTTTCCACACAAATGATCCTGGAAGAAACAAGCAGTAAGTTTGTTTTCCTATAA
- the LOC139845648 gene encoding uncharacterized protein isoform X2 translates to MASAVHAFSVKVRASWDTQRHELSYNPHRTYPKNPNTLTPANLNTKQTLKSNSPERNFVSFSTLLSRKSPTPAQVRLEEKYMGLDTWMPSAPKVEKPRSMYNAASLAYIGDCIYELYARRHFLFPPLNIEEFNDRVMAVVRCEAQDAMLQKLLSDKVLTDEERDVLRWGKNISSSKTRTKKRAGVAVYNRASSLETLVGYLYLTNVKRLEEIMSKLGFSTGVSTQMILEETSTKVVDEMGSEKP, encoded by the exons ATGGCTTCTGCTGTCCATGCATTTTCAGTAAAGGTTAGAGCTTCATGGGACACGCAGCGTCATGAGCTCTCTTACAATCCCCACCGTACTTACCCTAAAAACCCTAACACTCTCACTCCCGCTAATTTGAACACCAAACAAACCCTAAAATCAAACTCACCAGAACGAAATTTTGTATCTTTTTCCACTCTTCTCAGCCGCAAATCTCCAACCCCAGCTCAAG TTCGTTTGGAAGAAAAGTACATGGGATTAGACACATGGATGCCTAGTGCGCCGAAAGTAGAGAAACCTCGCTCAATGTATAACGCTGCCTCGCTAGCATATATCGGAGATTGCATATACGAG CTGTACGCCCGCAGGCATTTTCTGTTCCCGCCTCTGAATATTGAAGAATTTAATGATCGTGTGATGGCTGTTGTACGATGTGAAGCACAA GATGCAATGCTCCAGAAACTTTTGAGTGATAAAGTATTAACAGATGAAGAACG GGACGTACTTCGGTGGGGAAAGAATATATCATCTTCTAAAACACGGACCAAAAAACGTGCTGGTGTAGCTGTCTACAACAGAGCCTCATCTTTGGAAACACTG GTTGGTTATTTGTACCTTACAAATGTGAAACGTCTAGAAGAGATCATGTCAAAACTAGGTTTCTCAACAGGTGTTTCCACACAAATGATCCTGGAAGAAACAAGCA CTAAAGTAGTAGACGAGATGGGTTCCGAAAAGCCGTAA